The stretch of DNA TGAATCTGACCCTTCCTTTGTCCGTGCGCCGACTCCACGGCGGACACGGTTCCGGGACCCTACCCCCCCGGTCGTTGTGAGGTAAACGAACTGCAGATAGTTTGTGCGTTGGCGAGCATAGCGTCCAAAAAGCGTTGGTGAGCACAAGTTTAAATTACCGCAACTTACGTTGTCAACAGAAATCGGCGGAACTTCGCGCAAAATGTTGAATTTTCATGAGCCTGTTATTGCCTAAAGCACAATGGCTTACACGGGCGATTTCCGTGAAACGAGCTTCGCCATCCGCGCGGACCGCGCACACGGTCTATTTATTAAGTTGTTTGGGCTGAACAAGTTAATCGGTGTAGTCCACAGCCGAAGCCATGAAATCCACACCGGTGGTCGATCAGCCCCCCTGTGCACATATACTCAATTGCGCCCCAAATAGTTGGCGATTTCTCCACCACCGGAGGGTGATTTCTGCATAATTCCGCCATCATGGACATCAAGGACAGCATCCTCGAGTTGGTCGGCGACACACCGATGGTGCGTTTGCACCGCTGCAATCCCAATCCGGCGGTCGACCTGGTCGCAAAGCTCGAATGGTACAACCCGTTTGGCAGCGTCAAGGAACGCATCGCGTTGAGAATGATTCAGCGCGCGATTGCCGACGGCCGTTTGACGAAGGACAAGACCATCCTCGAATCTTCCTCCGGCAACACCGGCATCGGACTGGCGATGGTGGGCGCGGTGCTGGGATACAAAGTCGCGATCACGATGTCGGAGGGGACATCCATCGAGCGGCGTCAGGTGCTGCGCGCGCTCGGCGCCGAGATCATCCTGACATCAAAGGAGGGCGGCTCCGACGAGGCCTGGGACAAGGCCGATGAGTTGTATGCGCGGCATCCCGACAAGTATGTCCGTCTGCACCAGTATCAAAGCCCCGACAACGCCGCCACGCACGAGGAGAT from bacterium encodes:
- a CDS encoding PLP-dependent cysteine synthase family protein; its protein translation is MDIKDSILELVGDTPMVRLHRCNPNPAVDLVAKLEWYNPFGSVKERIALRMIQRAIADGRLTKDKTILESSSGNTGIGLAMVGAVLGYKVAITMSEGTSIERRQVLRALGAEIILTSKEGGSDEAWDKADELYARHPDKYVRLHQYQSPDNAATHEEITAEEIWAQTEGQLDAVVATLGTTGTVVGLSRRLKRKNPAIRIISVEPQPGKHKQQGIRNVDYSRTPMIWDPSCVDERLYVSDEEAYRAARELMRHEGLFGGISCGSALAAAQRVVRAMSRGRVVAIFPDHGYKYLSTDLYPA